ATATGGCGACTACTTGGTAATTCCGCGCGGTTGTATCTATCAAATTGAGTTTAGCGGCACCCAAAACCGACTCTTTATTGTCGAATCGTTTAGCCCAGTTCGTTACCCTAAACGGTATTGCAACGAGTTTGGCCAACTTTTAGAACATAGCCCATTTTGCGAGCGCGATATTAAAACACCGCAAAACTTGGTTACCTTTGACCAAAAAGGCGATTTTGAACTGTTTATTAAAAAAGAGGGCATGATGTACCCTTATTTATATGCCTTCCACCCGTTTGATGCAATAGGCTGGGATGGTTGCCATTACCCTTATGGCTTTTCTATTCATAATTTTGAGCCAATAACAGGGCGCGTACACCAACCACCGCCCGTTCATCAAAATTTTGAATCGCGTGGGTTTGTGGTATGCTCGTTTTGCCCCCGTTTATACGATTATCACCCACTGGCAATTCCAGCACCTTACCACCATAGTAATATTGACAGCGACGAAGTATTGTACTACGTTGATGGCGATTTTATGAGTCGCAAAAACGTTGAACGCGGGCAAATAACACTCCATCCGGGCGGCATTCCGCATGGGCCACACCCTACAACAGTCGAAAAAAGTATTGGTGTTAAAGAAACACACGAGTTGGCTGTAATGGTCGATACTTTTAAACCCCTGCAAATTACTGAAGCCGCCCTGGCTATTGAAGACGCCACCTATTATCAATCTTGGTTAGATTATGCAGGATAAATGTTTGAAGCCAGCAGCACTATAATTAACAATTCGGCTCATCCGGATGTTTATTTATCCGGAATCGTTTTTTTCATCCGGATAAAACAAGCTAATTATAAGGCATCTTCTGTTTAATTATAAAATTTTTTCAATCGCAATACCGCAATTTACAACTATTAATTCAATTTTTTGTTCACAACGTATAAAAAATATAAACAATGAAACCATACTATAAACACCACCTCGATAACCAACAAGCTACCGCGGTAGCCATGCCAAACTCCGAAGATTTTTTGCCCTTAAACGGCACCGATTACGTTGAAATGTATGTGGGCAATGCCAAACAAGCTGCCTATTACTACCAAACTGCCTGGGGCTACGAGCTAATTGCCTACGCCGGGCTTGAAACAGGCCTTAAAGATCGCTGCTCGTATGTGTTAAAACAAGGCAAAATAAGATTAGTACTAACAGCAGCACTAACCCCCGACTCGCCAGTAGCCGAACATGTGCGCCGCCATGGCGATGGCGTAAAAGTAATAGCGCTATGGGTAAACGATGCCGAATACTCGTTTAACGAAACAGTTAAACGCGGCGCTATGCCCGCTTTTGAGCCTACTACCTTAACCGATGAATTTGGCTCGATAACTTATTCGGGTATCCATACCTACGGCGAAACCCTTCACATTTTTGTGGACAGAGCCAACTATAACGGTGCTTTTATGCCCGGATTTAAACCCGCACAAAGTTTAATAGCAGCTTCCCCCGTTGGCCTTCAATATGTTGACCACTGTGTAGGGAATGTAGAACTTGGCCACATGAACGAGTGGGTGCAGTTTTACGAAGAGGTAATGGGCTTTAAATTGCTAATTACCTTCGATGATAATGATATTTCGACAGAATACACGGCACTGATGAGCAAAGTTGTTAGTAATGGAAATGGTTATATAAAATTTCCAATAAATGAACCCGCCAAAGGTCGTAAAAAATCGCAAATTGATGAGTATTTAGATTTTTACAGGAGTGCAGGCGTACAACATATTGCCGTTGCAACTAACGATATTATACATACTGTAACCGAATTGCGCAAAAGAGGCGTTGACTTTTTATACGTCCCCGACAATTATTACGACGATTTAATGGAACGGATTGGAGTGATTGAAGAAGATATTGCCGACTTGCGCAAAAATAATATTTTGGTTGACCGCGATGACGAAGGCTATTTATTGCAATTATTTACTAAACCCGTGCAAGACAGACCAACAGTGTTTTTTGAAATCATTCAGCGAAAAGGAGCAAAATCGTTTGGAAAAGGTAATTTTAAAGCCTTGTTCGAGGCCATAGAGCATGAGCAATCACTTAGAGGAACATTGGATTAATATTTGCCCAACAATTTTCGTTTGTATTTGAAGCCATAGTTTTAATTTCCGGATTTTTATAGCTATTCCGGATATTTTATATGGTTTTGCCTATTAAGCAGTTTCTTTCTATTTGCTTATCTAAAAAGTACAATTTTACCACCCACATTAACTTTTCGTGTCTATTTTATTATTTGATTGTTTCGTATGCGTATAATTTTGTTGCTTATTTTTTGGCTAACAAGCATTTTTTATGACTTATGTGCACAAACAATGCCCGAAGCCGATATTTACCTGACCGAGATTGACCGCGACAAAAAAGGCCGCTGGATGGTAAAATCGCCTGTAAATATTACCAACCGCAAAGGCTACGAAAATCAACCCTATTTTATGCCTGATGGCTCGTTGATGTATAGCGGCCAAAAAGGTAAATACACCGATATTTATCGCTACTCGGTAAAAGATAATACCCACGAAAACTTAACAAATACACCCACAACAGCCGAGTATTCGCCTAAGTTAATGCCAAACAACGACTATTTTACCGTTGTGCGTGTTGAAGAAGATACTATAACTCAACATTTGGTAAAATTACCATTAAATAATAAAACTGAACCCCCACAAGTTCTTTTACCAAAAGTTGTAGTGATAGGCTATTACGAGTGGCTAACCAACCAAGCTGTTGCCTTGTTCTTAGTAACCAACCCAGTATCATTACATACTTACAATTTTAACGACACACTAACCAATTTGATAACAGGTCAAATTGGCCGTTGCTTACAGCGCATACCGCAACAAAATGCGCTTAGTTTTGTACATAAAACACCCAATGGATGGTTTTTAAAACGTTTAAACTTAGACAATTGGGACATTGAAACCATAATTCCAATGTTAGAAGGGAGTGAGGATTTTTGCTGGCGCACTCCCGATGAAATTCTAACCGGAAAAGATGGAAAATTATATTTACACAATACCACCGAGGCCGAAAAACAACGCGATAAAAACTTGTTAAAATGGGAGTTAATTGCCGATTTTACGCAAGTAGGTATAACTAATTTTAGCCGAATAGCTACCTCGCCTGATGGAAAACGTTTGGCGGTTACAGTCGTAAAATAGTTGCCGTTTTAACCTTACAAGGCGATTAATTTCTTAATCAACAATTTCTACTTGCTTAAGATTAAGCAAATTGAAAGCATTGATGCCTAGACCTTGTACTTTGGTTTGGGTAAAACGCAATACTTCGTCGTAAAACAAGGGAATTACGGGCGCATCTTTTAAAATTTCGTTTTCCATTGCGGCGTACAAAGCATAGCGTTGCTGGTCGTTGTTTTCAAGCAATGCCTGTTGGTATAGGTCGTCAAATTTTGCATTTTTATATTGTGTGTAGTTGGGCGGGGGTGGGTTTTCTCCGTAAAATACTGATAGAAAACTCTCCCCATCGGGGTAGTCGGCTATCCACGAGCCACGAAAAAATGATGACTCACCTTTTGCCATTTTGGTACGCAATAAGGCAGGCGGATGCAGTTCGGTTTTAACGGTTATACCAATATTAGCCCATTGTTTTTGAAGGGCGGTTGCCAGTTCAGCCGAGTTTTGCGAAATGTCGAGGGTAAGAGGCGGCAAATTTTTACCATCGGCGTAACCTGCTTCGGCCAATAACTGCCGGGCTTTGCTGGGGTTAAAAATATAACCAACTACGGCTTTGTCATTATACGATGGAAGTCCGGGGGTGGCAAATCCGCTATGCGCGGGCGTGCCTATATTGTTGCGCAAGGTTTCAATAATTGTTTTGCGGTCTATTGCGTAGGCTAAAGCCTGCCTTATTTTAGTATTGCCCAAAATAGCAGGTTTAGGCGAGGCGGTATTAAACCCTAAATATTCGGAGTTTAGGTAGGGCGAGCGCAAAAGTTGAATTTTTGAAGTTAATTCCGTTTTCAATTCTCCCGATGCGTTTAATAACTCGTCTTTCCATGCCACATCTAATCCGGATAAAAAATGAAAATGTCCTTCTATAAATTTAAGATACTCGCTGCGTTTGTTGTTGTCAAATTCAATCCGAACACCATCAATATAGGGCAAATTGTTTCCTTGTATATCGCGTTCAAAATAATCCGGATTTTTGCGCAAAATAACTGCCTCGTTTTCTACCCATTTGCCAAATAAAAAAGGCCCTGTTCCTACGGGGTGCGCCCTAAATTCAGTGCCATAATGTGTGGCGGCAATTTTCGACACAACCGAGCAATATTGCATAGCTAATTGGCTAAGCATGGGTCTAAAGGGTTTGCTTAGCTGCAAAACAAAAGTGCTGTCGTTTGGTGCAACAAAAGGGTTTTGCGCCGCTATTCGGTTGTTAAAAATCCAACGCCCTGGCGAGGCTATTTTTTCGTCGTTTAAGCGCTCGAAACTATAAACAATATCGTGAGCAGTCATTTTCCGGAGCTTAGGGTCGTTAAAACAAGCATCCGGATGAAACAAAACATCAGTGCGTAGCTGGAAGGTATAGGTTAATCCATCGGGACTAATTTGCCAGGTTTTTGCCAAACAAGGTTGCAAATTTAAAGCATCGTCAAACTGAACCAAGCCGTTATAAATTTGGTTAATAGGCCATATATTGGCCTGGTCTTTGGCAAAAGCCGGGTCGAGCGAGGTTATGCCCGCCGACTGGTTGTAGCGAAACACTTTGCCCCCCTCACTTGCTTTTTGTTGGCACGAAACACTTAAAAAAATCAGTATAACAACAAAGCTCAATCTTCTAAAAAAACCGCTGGGCTTAACGCGCAAAAAAGAGTATAAATTTTTCATGGTATCAAAGCGCAAAATTATCGCGAAATTAATGTGTATTTGTTGAGTAATTAAAAATAAACTATTTTTTAATGGCAATTACCGGAAAAACTGGCATTACGCCCCCAAAGATTTTGTTCCACATATTATTTATAAATGTTGGGCGATATAAAAATTGATGTGGGTGCCCCTTCAAATCAAGGGGTAATTGCCTGTGAAAATAATAATCAGCCATTTCCGGATACCCCAGATTAGTGTAATAAGTTTTAGAGCGTTGGCGAGCCGCCTCTACTTGGTCTGAAGGGTAAAAAGGCGTATCGGTAATAAAAATGCGGGCATCGCTTTTATTGGTAAGCAGTTGCCGCAAATGAAGGCAAACCGCCTCAAAATTTGAAAAATATTGGGCTACGCTATTTAAAAAAATGAAATCGAAGGAATTGGGTTGCCAATGATTTGAGTCAAAAATATCGGTCGAGTCCCAAAAAATTGAACTATGCTTAAATACGCGCTTTGCCTGCTCTAATTCAGTTTGATTTATTTCGAGGCCGTAAGTTTGGGCATCCGGATAGCGGTTTGCCAACCAATTTGTAAACCATCCATTCCCGCAACCAATATCTAATAGTTTGGAGGTAAGGGGTAAACTATTAGAGGGCGGAAGGCATTTTTCTAAAATTTTTAATGTTGCCTTTCGTGTTTTCCATTCGTTAGCTAATTTATGGTTAGGGGGTAGGTTTGGAAGTTGGGCAACCAAATCATCGGTAAAAATGCGCCCTTCGGCTCTTCGGGCAGCTATATATATGGATTCAAAGTTTAATGAACGGTCGTTTTGAGCCATAATTTAAGAGAAATAGAGCGTAAGCAATTGCTGTATAGGCCGCAAAGTTAGTTTATTGGTCAAGGAAAAAAAATTCCGGATAAAGGATTAGGCTTTACCTGACAAAAAATGTGTAACTTTGCACGCATCAAACTAAAATTACAACGATATATATTATGGCCGAAACTCCGTTGGTAATGCCTAAAATGGGCGAAAGTATTATGGAAGCCACCATACTAAAATGGCTGAAAAAAGAAGGCGAAATGGTTGCCGAAGAAGAAGCCGTTTTAGAAATAGCTACCGACAAGGTGGACTCTGAAGTTCCTTGCCCTGTGGCGGGTACAATTGCCAAAATTTTATATCCCGAAGGGGCAGTAGTAAAAGTTGGCGAGCCTATTGCCTATATTTCATCGGGCAGCGCGGGCGCAACAACAACGGAAAATACTTCCTCC
The sequence above is drawn from the Sphingobacteriales bacterium genome and encodes:
- a CDS encoding homogentisate 1,2-dioxygenase, translating into MPHYISRGQVPPKRHIQFRKPNGALYAEELFSTEGFSDVYSLIYHCHPPTVIRQIADPYSAAPKIAHHKQLLHRSLKGFEIAPQADYLKSRTPVLVNNDCHLSLAAPTQGTSGYFFKNADADEILFVHEGSGKLLSLYGEIEFEYGDYLVIPRGCIYQIEFSGTQNRLFIVESFSPVRYPKRYCNEFGQLLEHSPFCERDIKTPQNLVTFDQKGDFELFIKKEGMMYPYLYAFHPFDAIGWDGCHYPYGFSIHNFEPITGRVHQPPPVHQNFESRGFVVCSFCPRLYDYHPLAIPAPYHHSNIDSDEVLYYVDGDFMSRKNVERGQITLHPGGIPHGPHPTTVEKSIGVKETHELAVMVDTFKPLQITEAALAIEDATYYQSWLDYAG
- the hppD gene encoding 4-hydroxyphenylpyruvate dioxygenase, translating into MPNSEDFLPLNGTDYVEMYVGNAKQAAYYYQTAWGYELIAYAGLETGLKDRCSYVLKQGKIRLVLTAALTPDSPVAEHVRRHGDGVKVIALWVNDAEYSFNETVKRGAMPAFEPTTLTDEFGSITYSGIHTYGETLHIFVDRANYNGAFMPGFKPAQSLIAASPVGLQYVDHCVGNVELGHMNEWVQFYEEVMGFKLLITFDDNDISTEYTALMSKVVSNGNGYIKFPINEPAKGRKKSQIDEYLDFYRSAGVQHIAVATNDIIHTVTELRKRGVDFLYVPDNYYDDLMERIGVIEEDIADLRKNNILVDRDDEGYLLQLFTKPVQDRPTVFFEIIQRKGAKSFGKGNFKALFEAIEHEQSLRGTLD
- a CDS encoding class I SAM-dependent methyltransferase, which encodes MAQNDRSLNFESIYIAARRAEGRIFTDDLVAQLPNLPPNHKLANEWKTRKATLKILEKCLPPSNSLPLTSKLLDIGCGNGWFTNWLANRYPDAQTYGLEINQTELEQAKRVFKHSSIFWDSTDIFDSNHWQPNSFDFIFLNSVAQYFSNFEAVCLHLRQLLTNKSDARIFITDTPFYPSDQVEAARQRSKTYYTNLGYPEMADYYFHRQLPLDLKGHPHQFLYRPTFINNMWNKIFGGVMPVFPVIAIKK
- a CDS encoding ABC transporter substrate-binding protein produces the protein MKNLYSFLRVKPSGFFRRLSFVVILIFLSVSCQQKASEGGKVFRYNQSAGITSLDPAFAKDQANIWPINQIYNGLVQFDDALNLQPCLAKTWQISPDGLTYTFQLRTDVLFHPDACFNDPKLRKMTAHDIVYSFERLNDEKIASPGRWIFNNRIAAQNPFVAPNDSTFVLQLSKPFRPMLSQLAMQYCSVVSKIAATHYGTEFRAHPVGTGPFLFGKWVENEAVILRKNPDYFERDIQGNNLPYIDGVRIEFDNNKRSEYLKFIEGHFHFLSGLDVAWKDELLNASGELKTELTSKIQLLRSPYLNSEYLGFNTASPKPAILGNTKIRQALAYAIDRKTIIETLRNNIGTPAHSGFATPGLPSYNDKAVVGYIFNPSKARQLLAEAGYADGKNLPPLTLDISQNSAELATALQKQWANIGITVKTELHPPALLRTKMAKGESSFFRGSWIADYPDGESFLSVFYGENPPPPNYTQYKNAKFDDLYQQALLENNDQQRYALYAAMENEILKDAPVIPLFYDEVLRFTQTKVQGLGINAFNLLNLKQVEIVD
- a CDS encoding PD40 domain-containing protein is translated as MRIILLLIFWLTSIFYDLCAQTMPEADIYLTEIDRDKKGRWMVKSPVNITNRKGYENQPYFMPDGSLMYSGQKGKYTDIYRYSVKDNTHENLTNTPTTAEYSPKLMPNNDYFTVVRVEEDTITQHLVKLPLNNKTEPPQVLLPKVVVIGYYEWLTNQAVALFLVTNPVSLHTYNFNDTLTNLITGQIGRCLQRIPQQNALSFVHKTPNGWFLKRLNLDNWDIETIIPMLEGSEDFCWRTPDEILTGKDGKLYLHNTTEAEKQRDKNLLKWELIADFTQVGITNFSRIATSPDGKRLAVTVVK